TCGATGACTTCGAGAAAGAAGCGCTTTTCTCTATCAAGCAACTCATAGAGGCGGAGGTCTTTGATGAGTTTTTAGACCAAGCTGAACAACTCCATTCGTCTGGATATTTTCAGCCGGCTGCCGTAGTCGCTGGAAGTGTTCTGGAAGATGGCCTAAGAAAACTTTGTGGACAACACAACGTAACGCTTCCTGATCGTCCCAAGCTTGATTGGATGAATTCGGAGCTCGCTAAAGTTGGCGCCTACAACAAATTAATTCAAAAGAAAGTGACGGCTTTAGCGGATATAAGGAACAATGCGGCACATGGGAATTGGGGAGAATTCACATCCGAGGATGTCACTGCAATGATTCGAGATATCCGTGATTTCATGTGCCGGTATTTCGCATAACAAATCGTTGCAGCGGACATTTGACCCGCCACCCATTTTTGCTGCCGCAGAAACGGGCGTCGCCTCAAATGCCGCTGAACTCAGGCGTTAGCCTGCCCAACCTTTCGAAGAGGTAGTTGTACCGCTCACAGGCGTATAAAATCATCCATATCTTTTAGTTGAAAGCACGTTGACGAGATTTGAGTTCATAGTGGATGGACCACCCGTATCACAACAGACTCGCAGGCGTGAACGTCTTAGAGCCTGGAAAATAGTGGTACGGCAAGAGGCAGAGAAATATTGGTCACCAGGGCAAAAAGCAGCTACAGGTCTAATCATGCTGCAAATCACCTATTTCTATGATTCTGTTGCTATAGATGTGGACAATATTGTCAAGCCAATTCAGGATGCCATAATTGGATTAGCCTACATTGACGATGATCAAGTCACTGACGTTCTTGTCAGGAAGCGAAATTTGTCAGGTAACTTTAAAGTAGAAAACATGACCTCAACCCTAGCAGAAGGTTTTTCTCGTGGAAACGAATTCTTGCATATTGTCGTAATTGAGGCTCCTGACCAAGAGGTACTGATCTGATGGCAACCCCAACTGCAAACCTAGAAAGAGAGCGATTACTTCAACTAGCGGAAGAATATCGTGACAAGGGATACGAGATTTCTTTTCATCCAAACCCTGAAGACCTACCTGATTTTCTTAGAAATTATCGCCCTGATATGATCGTGCGGCGGGGAGATGAAGCTGTGATTATTGAAGTGAAGTCACGTCGCTCACTTAATTCCTCCTCTAGGCAGTATTTGCAGAATCTAGCCCAATCTGTGGAACAGCATCCTGGTTGGCGATTTGAGTTAGTGATGACCAATCCAGAGGACGTTGTATATTCTTCAAGAGCTGAAAGCTCTCTTCAACAGTCTGAAATAGAAACAAGACTTCAAGTAGCAAGGCAACTTGCAACACAACACCCAGAATCAGCAATCCTCTATTCCTGGTCTCTTGTTGAGGCAACTTTAAGGCTGGTTGCAGAGCATGAGGGAATGAGTTTGCAAAGACTTGATTCGCTTTATTTAGTAAAACAATTAGTGACTGAGGGTGTGATTTCACGTCCTGAATACCAGTTACTTATGGATGCGCTTTCATTACGTAATGCAATTGCTCATGGCTTCAAAGCAACCCAAATTACGCAAGAGTCTGTATATCAGCTAATTGATGTCGCAGAGCAATTGTTGAAAACTTTGCACATTGGTGCCGAAGCAGACTAACAACTCAAATGAAGCGGACAATTCCGGGCCACTGGTACTGAGTTAAAGGTCATCTGTCGCCGCTGATTTGAATCATTAGGCGGAAAGGTTCAATTCAAATGAGCTGTAAGATATGCCGACTTGAGCACCATAAGTAAGATAAGTGCGATCGCTGATCTTGTAGGGTGCGTTCCCTACTGCAACTCCTACCACCTCACGGATAGATTTTTGGGAACGCACCATGGTCGTAAATTCCTTAAAGCAAGCCCTAGATAGTTCCTGAAATTGTCTTATCTACTTTTAATGCGATCGATAATGCAAGCGATCGCAACCATTGGCAAGCTGGGGAAGTTTCAGTAGACTGATGCCAACGCATAAACACTGAAAAGTTTGAAATCGCGAACGGCAGGGGTAGTAGTTTCAACTGTTGATTATTTACAAAGGCAAGGGCGACCCGATAGGCTAAGGTGGCAACTAAATCAGTCTGCGCCAGAATAAAGGGTGCAGTCAGAAAATGGGGAGTTGAAAGAGCAATGTGTCGTTTCAGATTTTGTTCAGCAAGGAGTGTATCTACCCTTCCGATACGATCTTGTTTGACCGAAACAAGCAAGTGAGAAACTGATAGGTACTCCTCCAAAGAGAGAGAACTGCCAATGATGGGATGATTTTTACGGCAGACGCAAACATAGCTTTCTTGTAATAGCAATTGTTCCTGATGCCACGCAATTTTTTCAGGAAACACACCACAAGCCAGATCAATTTCACCATTATCCAGTAGAGACAGTAATTTTTGACGATCGCCGGATCGAATCTGCACACTGATTTGAGGTGCAAGGGTCTGTATCGCTTGCATCAAGTGTGGCAGCAAGGTGAATTCTACATAATCAGACATGCCAATTGCAAAAACTCGATCGCTCGTTGCTGGATCAAACGTGGATTGATCCAGAAGCACCACTTGAATTTGCTGCAACGCGGGGCGCAATTGTTGATGCAGAGCGATCGCGGTGGGTGTGGGGCGAAGTCCGGCAGCCGTTCGAGTAAATAAGCCATCCTTGGCTAAACTTCGTAGTCGAGCTAGAGCATTACTGGTTGCCGGTTGACTTAATCCAACTCGTTCTCCGGCACGGGTGACGTTTTGCTCCGTCATCAACGCATCAAACACGACCAGCAGATTGAGATCAATCCCTGCCAAATTGATGTGGTGAATATTGGTCATATCAATTATCCATTGGACAAATCTATCATGACCGATCCAGGATGGATTTGTGTAACTTGGAAGCGCCTAATGAGTCTAAAGAATGTAAACTCGGTGAACCCCAACCACAAAAAGCGGGTAGCGATCGTCATTTCCAATCCAGCCGTGTCCGTAACCACAGGTTGGCCCGTTGGGTTTTGGTGGAGTGAACTGACCCATTCTTACTACGAATTGACGGAGGTGGGCTACAGCGTTGAAGTATTTAGCCCAGAGGGTGGCAAGTGCGAACCCGATGCCATGTCTGATCCTCGCGATCCATCCGGTTACTCGGCCTCTGATCTAATCAGCATGGGATTTAT
This sequence is a window from Leptolyngbya sp. CCY15150. Protein-coding genes within it:
- a CDS encoding DUF4145 domain-containing protein, whose translation is MTSDFVDVQIANRWLTSCLSLFGRVFGEDSAHYKRLNEQFPSYPKWPNVEQAYGVLLAAIDDFEKEALFSIKQLIEAEVFDEFLDQAEQLHSSGYFQPAAVVAGSVLEDGLRKLCGQHNVTLPDRPKLDWMNSELAKVGAYNKLIQKKVTALADIRNNAAHGNWGEFTSEDVTAMIRDIRDFMCRYFA
- a CDS encoding RusA family crossover junction endodeoxyribonuclease, which gives rise to MDGPPVSQQTRRRERLRAWKIVVRQEAEKYWSPGQKAATGLIMLQITYFYDSVAIDVDNIVKPIQDAIIGLAYIDDDQVTDVLVRKRNLSGNFKVENMTSTLAEGFSRGNEFLHIVVIEAPDQEVLI
- a CDS encoding LysR family transcriptional regulator; the protein is MTNIHHINLAGIDLNLLVVFDALMTEQNVTRAGERVGLSQPATSNALARLRSLAKDGLFTRTAAGLRPTPTAIALHQQLRPALQQIQVVLLDQSTFDPATSDRVFAIGMSDYVEFTLLPHLMQAIQTLAPQISVQIRSGDRQKLLSLLDNGEIDLACGVFPEKIAWHQEQLLLQESYVCVCRKNHPIIGSSLSLEEYLSVSHLLVSVKQDRIGRVDTLLAEQNLKRHIALSTPHFLTAPFILAQTDLVATLAYRVALAFVNNQQLKLLPLPFAISNFSVFMRWHQSTETSPACQWLRSLALSIALKVDKTISGTI